In Mytilus trossulus isolate FHL-02 chromosome 14, PNRI_Mtr1.1.1.hap1, whole genome shotgun sequence, a genomic segment contains:
- the LOC134695959 gene encoding deoxycytidylate deaminase-like, translating into MSSANNISDDFKEKCEVTGVINGKRENYLDWPDYFMAIAFLSAQRSKDPRTQVGACIVNEENKIVGIGYNGMPIGCHDDLMPWGREHSDVLQTKQLYVCHAELNAVLNKNSSDVKNCTIYVALFPCNECAKVVIQSGIKQVVYYSDKYHEKPEFIASRKMMDMAGVKYRQHIPKKTQILIDFSVIENMTQEVKDVLNKESD; encoded by the exons ATGTCATCAGCAAATAACATTAGCGACGATTTTAAAGAGAAATG tgaagtCACTGGTGTTATAAATGGTAAGCGAGAGAACTATTTAGATTGGCCTGATTATTTCATGGCAATTGCATTTCTTTCTGCACAAAGAAGCAAAGATCCTAGAACCCAG GTAGGGGCTTGTATTGTTAACgaggaaaataaaattgttggaATTGGATATAATGGTATGCCAATTGGTTGTCATGACGATTTAATGCCATGGGGACGTGAACATTCAGatgttttacaaacaaaacaGCTTTATG tttGCCATGCAGAATTAAATGCTGTTCTGAACAAGAACTCATCCGATGTAAAGAACTGTACAATATATGTGGCTTTGTTCCCATGTAATGAGTGTGCTAAAGTTGTTATACAGTCCGGTATCAAACAAGTCGTTTACTATTCAGataaatatcatgaaaaacCAGAATTCATTGCTTCAAGGAAAATGATGGACATGGCTGGAGTGAAATACAG acaaCATATTCCCAAGAAAACGCAGATTCTAATAGATTTCAGTGTGATTGAAAATATGACACAAGAAGTTAAAGACGTACTAAACAAGGAATCAGATTAA